The Psychrobium sp. MM17-31 genome window below encodes:
- a CDS encoding TIGR03503 family protein: MFRQLFLIGVIALSLALPASANNYNPNDNASQQKIKLLSNRFRVDQAVEALVFIIERKPGSAPIILVRPDGSKLYATRQVDGVNWVDGNAGDMIEIKQPMIGPWQIIGDILPSSEIRLATSLALKINEFPNELFVGEVVKLTARIEFNNKLLALGRVDDLIKLDVFLRSTSDTSAPNFGAGTFTIGQYIDDGQGLDERRGDGVFTGRLDLDKPNGPYTLLVRAGNKVFEREYSQPLYLRPQPVKVDLMSAAIDGQYALRFITNEQAVDMSQMAIQVIVHHPDDTQEHLSISNLAPTHLLRLENVQKPGRYKIDIEVFGTTNDGREFRYNIEQMKVKIEVPAAKEVKAQKVEADKARKAQFKREQLEKRRKAAKQKAEEEKALIIIIVMVNVLILLLGGLLMWLFLRKKKPKKPKADKKDADKKDEKGDKKDKDSKKKK, encoded by the coding sequence GTGTTTCGACAGTTATTTCTAATCGGCGTAATCGCCTTGTCATTGGCACTTCCTGCCAGTGCCAACAACTATAATCCCAATGATAATGCGAGTCAGCAGAAGATAAAGCTGTTGTCTAATCGATTTCGCGTTGACCAAGCTGTCGAAGCCTTGGTGTTTATTATTGAGCGTAAACCGGGCTCTGCGCCAATTATCTTAGTACGTCCAGACGGTAGTAAGCTTTATGCAACGCGTCAGGTTGATGGCGTCAATTGGGTGGATGGCAACGCGGGCGATATGATTGAGATCAAGCAGCCGATGATAGGCCCGTGGCAGATTATTGGCGATATCTTGCCGAGTAGTGAGATCCGATTAGCCACTTCTTTAGCCTTAAAAATTAATGAATTTCCAAATGAGCTGTTTGTTGGCGAAGTCGTAAAGCTAACTGCTCGTATCGAGTTTAACAATAAACTCTTGGCATTAGGCCGAGTAGATGATCTTATTAAGCTCGATGTTTTCTTGCGCAGCACGAGTGATACATCCGCACCTAATTTTGGTGCTGGGACTTTCACCATTGGTCAATACATCGATGACGGCCAAGGTTTAGATGAACGCCGCGGTGATGGTGTCTTTACTGGCCGTTTAGATCTCGACAAGCCCAATGGCCCCTATACCTTATTAGTACGGGCTGGCAATAAAGTCTTTGAGCGTGAATATTCGCAACCACTTTATTTGCGACCGCAACCAGTGAAAGTTGATTTAATGTCAGCGGCGATTGATGGTCAGTATGCGCTGCGCTTTATTACTAATGAGCAAGCAGTAGATATGTCGCAAATGGCGATTCAGGTGATAGTTCACCATCCCGATGATACGCAAGAGCACTTGAGTATTAGTAATTTGGCGCCAACTCATTTGTTACGTCTTGAGAATGTACAAAAGCCTGGTCGCTATAAGATTGATATCGAAGTATTTGGTACCACCAACGACGGGCGCGAGTTTAGGTATAACATCGAGCAAATGAAGGTGAAGATTGAGGTGCCAGCAGCCAAAGAGGTAAAAGCACAGAAAGTTGAAGCCGACAAAGCCCGTAAAGCACAGTTTAAACGAGAGCAATTGGAAAAGCGCCGCAAGGCGGCAAAGCAAAAAGCGGAAGAAGAAAAAGCACTGATTATTATCATCGTTATGGTCAATGTACTTATCTTGTTATTAGGCGGCTTATTGATGTGGCTATTTTTGCGTAAGAAGAAGCCTAAAAAGCCAAAAGCAGATAAAAAGGACGCCGATAAGAAAGACGAAAAAGGTGATAAAAAAGACAAAGATAGTAAGAAAAAGAAATAG
- the dnaQ gene encoding DNA polymerase III subunit epsilon: protein MSTPSYTRQVVLDTETTGMNQAGGPIYLNHKIIEIGCVEVINRRLTGRHYHVYIQPNRLVDPEAFEVHGISDDFLRDKPTFDQVADEFIDFIKDAELVIHNAPFDVSFMDYEFDLLNRGIPKTDQMSGILDTLVMAKDMHPGQRNSLDALCKRYGIDNSSRTLHGALLDAEILADVYLAMTGGQTKLNLTNVGESEEQGAGGIIRLDPGLVLNVLKASDAELQAHQERLDVVVDKGGSCKWRGE from the coding sequence ATGAGCACACCAAGTTACACCCGCCAAGTGGTGCTAGATACAGAAACCACAGGTATGAATCAGGCCGGTGGCCCCATTTATTTAAACCATAAAATTATCGAGATTGGTTGTGTTGAAGTGATTAATCGCCGTTTAACAGGACGCCATTATCACGTTTACATCCAGCCAAATCGCCTCGTTGATCCAGAAGCGTTTGAAGTTCACGGAATTAGTGATGATTTTCTACGTGATAAACCGACCTTTGATCAGGTTGCCGATGAGTTCATTGACTTTATCAAAGATGCCGAGCTCGTAATTCACAACGCGCCGTTCGACGTTAGCTTTATGGATTATGAGTTTGATCTACTCAATCGCGGTATCCCAAAAACCGACCAAATGAGCGGTATTTTAGATACGCTAGTGATGGCTAAGGATATGCATCCTGGTCAGCGTAACAGTCTAGATGCATTGTGTAAGCGTTATGGCATTGATAACTCATCGCGTACGCTTCACGGCGCATTACTCGATGCCGAGATTTTAGCCGACGTTTATTTGGCGATGACCGGCGGCCAAACCAAACTCAATTTAACCAATGTTGGTGAGAGTGAAGAGCAGGGTGCTGGCGGTATTATTCGCTTAGATCCAGGTTTGGTATTAAATGTGCTTAAAGCAAGTGACGCAGAACTACAAGCACACCAAGAACGATTAGACGTTGTTGTCGACAAAGGCGGCAGCTGTAAATGGCGTGGTGAATAG
- a CDS encoding methyltransferase domain-containing protein, with protein sequence MFFKPAFSNNRVLAPSHWQELAQGEWVKDNIEQAISPWLSHIFGYHLLKVGALSHQLNTENCLIKHQVGIAPERGASVVADLSRLPFLESSVDASILALSLNFHHNPHQLLREINRVTVAGGHVLIIGINPFSPLGLMSINPQLSHKYPYNARLYSQARVQDWLAVLGFKVVASQKLIYSSLLTKPHYTKYAQSFLSHNIPGLGSFYCIMAKKLVRPLTPVKPRWGVTSSPVLNPVTTMQGSSNRSGRKLDD encoded by the coding sequence GTGTTTTTCAAGCCTGCATTTAGTAACAATCGCGTACTAGCACCAAGTCATTGGCAAGAGTTAGCGCAAGGTGAATGGGTGAAAGACAACATCGAGCAGGCCATTTCCCCGTGGTTGTCTCATATTTTTGGCTACCATTTGCTTAAAGTTGGTGCCCTTAGTCATCAGCTCAATACCGAAAACTGCCTCATTAAACATCAAGTGGGTATTGCACCAGAGCGCGGCGCGAGCGTAGTGGCAGACTTATCTCGTTTACCATTTCTTGAATCGAGTGTTGATGCCTCTATTTTAGCGCTTAGCCTTAATTTTCATCATAACCCCCATCAATTATTACGTGAAATTAATCGGGTTACTGTCGCTGGTGGCCATGTGCTAATTATTGGTATCAATCCATTTAGCCCGTTAGGGCTAATGAGTATTAATCCGCAGCTTAGCCACAAATACCCATACAACGCACGCCTATACTCTCAAGCGCGAGTACAAGATTGGCTAGCCGTGCTTGGTTTTAAAGTGGTGGCATCACAAAAGCTTATTTATTCGAGCTTGTTAACCAAGCCCCATTACACCAAATATGCACAGTCGTTTTTATCCCATAACATTCCGGGACTTGGCAGCTTTTATTGCATCATGGCCAAAAAACTCGTCAGGCCGCTAACGCCTGTTAAGCCGCGTTGGGGGGTTACAAGCTCGCCAGTTTTAAATCCGGTGACAACTATGCAAGGGTCGAGTAACCGCAGTGGGCGGAAACTAGATGATTAG
- a CDS encoding secondary thiamine-phosphate synthase enzyme YjbQ, with the protein MWIQREIKLAPHRRGFHLITDEIERVLPELRQLSVGMLNVFIKHTSASLTLNENADYTVRTDMEKHFNVLAPENAPYYEHTYEGSDDMPAHIKSTLIGASQSIPVSKGRLNLGTWQGIYLCEHRDSGGSRTLVLTLNGE; encoded by the coding sequence ATGTGGATCCAACGAGAAATAAAACTAGCTCCTCATCGCCGAGGTTTTCATTTAATTACCGATGAAATAGAACGAGTGCTGCCAGAGCTAAGACAATTAAGTGTGGGGATGCTCAATGTATTTATTAAGCACACATCGGCGTCATTAACCCTCAATGAAAATGCCGATTACACGGTGCGTACTGACATGGAAAAGCATTTCAACGTGCTAGCACCAGAAAACGCACCTTATTACGAGCATACCTATGAAGGCAGTGATGATATGCCTGCTCATATCAAATCGACGCTGATTGGCGCGAGTCAGTCAATTCCGGTATCAAAAGGTAGGTTAAACCTTGGTACATGGCAGGGCATATATCTGTGCGAACATCGTGATAGTGGCGGCAGTCGCACCCTAGTACTCACCCTTAACGGTGAGTAG
- a CDS encoding dihydrolipoyllysine-residue acetyltransferase, translated as MAQDFLLPDIGEGIVECELVEWLVKEGDRVEEDQAVADVMTDKALVQIPSMHNGVITRLYHAKGDIAKVHAPLYEIEPEGEVQETEVAPVATTENLAGGAVKEFLLPDIGEGIVECEVVEWLVAAGDEIVEDQPICDVMTDKALVQIPAIENGVVSELFCEKGNIAKVHAPLFSYRVAGEADSDNANTAPQAATQAPAVAAAPVDTLVDKTTNNKKAIASPAVRRVAREMNIDLTQVQGSGKNGRVLKSDLLAPQAAAPVAKQETASVSAQASAPVTTAIAGDVAANHVSNVEPMRGIKAAMARQMVDSVTTIPHFTYSEEVDMTELIALRGGMKDAYKEQGIKLTMMPFFIKALSLAIKEYPVLNSQLTADGEELHYMSQHNIGMAVDSKVGLLVPNVKSVQNLSIVDVANEVTRLTDAARAGRLAQEDMKHGTITISNIGALGGTTATPIINKPEVAIVALGKVQKLPRFDDNGNVVARQIMNVSWSGDHRVIDGGTIARFCNLWKSYLENPSSMMMAMS; from the coding sequence ATGGCACAAGATTTTTTATTACCAGACATTGGCGAAGGTATTGTCGAGTGTGAACTCGTTGAATGGCTGGTAAAAGAAGGCGATCGCGTAGAAGAAGACCAAGCGGTAGCCGATGTAATGACAGATAAAGCATTAGTTCAAATTCCGTCGATGCACAATGGTGTGATTACTCGTTTGTATCACGCTAAAGGTGATATCGCTAAAGTGCATGCGCCGTTATATGAAATTGAACCTGAAGGCGAAGTACAGGAAACAGAAGTTGCGCCTGTAGCAACAACTGAAAACCTAGCTGGTGGGGCTGTTAAAGAGTTTTTACTGCCGGATATCGGTGAAGGTATCGTTGAATGTGAAGTGGTTGAGTGGCTAGTAGCGGCAGGCGATGAGATTGTTGAAGATCAGCCAATCTGTGACGTAATGACCGACAAAGCATTAGTGCAGATCCCCGCGATTGAAAACGGTGTGGTTAGCGAGCTATTTTGCGAAAAAGGTAATATTGCCAAAGTACACGCGCCATTATTTAGCTATCGCGTAGCTGGTGAAGCTGATAGTGATAATGCGAACACTGCGCCTCAGGCAGCGACACAAGCACCAGCTGTTGCAGCAGCGCCAGTTGATACGCTTGTTGACAAGACTACTAACAACAAAAAAGCGATTGCCAGCCCTGCAGTGCGCCGTGTTGCGCGTGAAATGAATATCGATTTAACACAGGTACAAGGCTCTGGCAAGAACGGCCGCGTATTAAAGAGTGACTTATTGGCGCCGCAAGCTGCTGCGCCAGTTGCCAAACAAGAAACGGCATCTGTTTCAGCTCAAGCCAGCGCGCCTGTCACTACAGCGATTGCGGGTGATGTTGCTGCCAATCATGTATCTAATGTTGAGCCAATGCGCGGCATTAAAGCGGCGATGGCACGTCAGATGGTTGATTCAGTAACCACTATTCCACACTTCACTTACAGCGAAGAAGTGGACATGACTGAGCTTATTGCACTGCGTGGCGGCATGAAAGACGCTTATAAAGAGCAGGGCATCAAACTTACTATGATGCCGTTCTTTATTAAGGCGTTATCGCTTGCTATCAAAGAATATCCAGTGCTGAACAGTCAGCTAACAGCTGACGGTGAAGAGCTTCACTATATGAGCCAGCACAACATTGGTATGGCGGTAGATAGTAAGGTTGGCTTATTAGTGCCTAACGTAAAATCGGTACAAAACCTGTCGATTGTTGATGTGGCTAACGAGGTAACTCGTTTAACTGATGCGGCACGTGCAGGTCGTTTAGCGCAAGAAGACATGAAACACGGCACCATTACCATTTCTAACATTGGCGCCTTAGGTGGCACTACTGCAACGCCAATTATTAACAAGCCTGAAGTGGCTATTGTGGCATTAGGTAAAGTACAAAAACTGCCGCGCTTTGATGACAATGGTAATGTGGTTGCCCGTCAAATCATGAACGTAAGCTGGTCTGGCGATCACCGCGTTATTGACGGCGGTACTATTGCCCGCTTCTGTAATCTATGGAAGTCATATTTAGAAAACCCAAGTTCAATGATGATGGCGATGTCTTAG
- a CDS encoding transketolase C-terminal domain-containing protein — translation MAQMNLLHAINSALDHAMEKDERVMCFGEDVGHFGGVFRATSGLQEKYGKARCFNTPLVEQGILGFANGLAAQGSVPICEIQFADYIFPAFDQIVNETAKFRYRSGNEFNVGSLVIRTPYGGGIAGGLYHSQSPEAYFTGTPGIKVVVPRNPYQAKGLLTACINDKDPVIFFEPKRLYRASVGEVPEESYEIELGKAEVVTEGKDVTLLGWGAQMEIIEQAAQMAGEQGISCEVIDLRTLAPWDVDTVAKSVTKTGRLIISHEAPITGGFAGEISATISDVCFLHLESPIARVCGLDTPYPLMQEKEYVADKLKIFEAIKASVNF, via the coding sequence ATGGCGCAAATGAATTTATTACACGCAATTAACAGTGCGCTTGATCATGCGATGGAAAAAGACGAGCGCGTGATGTGCTTCGGTGAAGATGTCGGCCATTTTGGCGGCGTATTTCGCGCTACTAGTGGTTTGCAAGAGAAATACGGCAAGGCACGTTGTTTTAATACGCCATTAGTTGAGCAAGGTATTTTAGGGTTTGCCAATGGCCTAGCAGCCCAAGGCAGTGTACCTATCTGTGAAATCCAATTTGCCGATTACATTTTTCCGGCCTTTGATCAAATTGTGAATGAAACGGCGAAATTCCGTTACCGCTCTGGTAATGAGTTTAACGTTGGCTCATTAGTTATCCGCACGCCTTATGGTGGTGGTATTGCTGGTGGTTTGTACCACTCGCAGTCGCCGGAAGCATATTTTACAGGTACACCTGGGATTAAAGTGGTTGTGCCGCGTAATCCGTATCAAGCAAAAGGATTATTAACCGCGTGTATTAACGACAAAGATCCCGTGATTTTCTTCGAGCCAAAACGTCTTTATCGTGCATCTGTTGGTGAAGTACCAGAAGAGAGCTATGAAATTGAGTTAGGTAAAGCTGAGGTCGTCACAGAGGGTAAGGACGTGACTTTATTAGGTTGGGGCGCGCAAATGGAAATTATCGAGCAGGCAGCGCAAATGGCAGGCGAGCAAGGTATTTCTTGTGAAGTGATTGATCTGCGCACCCTAGCACCTTGGGATGTTGATACTGTTGCAAAATCTGTGACCAAAACAGGTCGTCTGATTATTAGCCATGAAGCGCCAATTACTGGCGGTTTTGCCGGTGAGATTTCAGCAACTATTAGTGATGTTTGTTTCTTACATCTTGAATCACCAATTGCCCGTGTTTGTGGCCTAGATACGCCTTATCCGCTAATGCAGGAGAAAGAGTACGTTGCAGACAAACTTAAGATTTTCGAAGCGATCAAGGCATCGGTTAACTTTTAA
- a CDS encoding thiamine pyrophosphate-dependent dehydrogenase E1 component subunit alpha, with product MNRPDSKVVNAIHQASFIRGDALEIPTLQVLDAQGDVIDGAQMPDIDEALAHKIYDTLAFIRVFDERMVASQRQGRISFYMTCKGEEAAITGSAAALSDDDMIMAQYREQAALRFRGFSTPNFMNQLFSNAKDLGKGRQMPIHYGSNELNYMTISSPLATQIPQAAGYAYGQKMAGKDALTICYFGEGAASEGDFHAGLNMAAVLKCPTVFFCRNNGYAISTGTDEQYAGDGIAPRGVGYGIETIRVDGNDLLAVLLATQTARAYALEHNKPVLIEAMSYRLGAHSTSDDPSGYRSKEEEELWAQIDGVLRFKTWMINQGWWDEDKDAALYEKYRTEVLSELKISEKIGAPALEELVTDVYHDVPKHLQDQLTELKSHIAKYPDAYPSAKGESH from the coding sequence ATGAATAGACCTGATAGCAAAGTGGTGAATGCAATTCATCAAGCATCGTTTATTAGAGGCGATGCTTTGGAGATACCAACGCTGCAAGTGTTAGATGCCCAAGGCGATGTTATTGACGGCGCGCAAATGCCTGATATCGACGAAGCGCTCGCGCATAAAATTTACGACACCCTTGCATTTATCCGCGTATTTGACGAGCGTATGGTAGCATCACAGCGCCAAGGCCGTATTTCGTTTTACATGACCTGTAAAGGCGAAGAAGCCGCAATCACTGGCAGCGCTGCTGCACTATCAGATGATGACATGATTATGGCGCAATACCGCGAGCAAGCAGCATTGCGTTTTCGCGGTTTCTCAACGCCTAACTTTATGAACCAGTTGTTTTCAAATGCGAAAGATTTAGGTAAAGGTCGTCAAATGCCAATTCACTATGGCTCTAACGAACTTAACTACATGACGATTTCATCGCCGTTAGCCACCCAAATTCCACAAGCTGCTGGTTATGCTTACGGCCAGAAAATGGCAGGTAAAGACGCGCTTACCATTTGTTATTTTGGTGAAGGTGCAGCCTCAGAAGGTGATTTTCACGCCGGTTTAAATATGGCAGCTGTGCTTAAATGTCCAACCGTTTTCTTCTGTCGTAACAATGGCTACGCCATTTCAACAGGTACTGACGAGCAATATGCTGGCGATGGTATTGCGCCGCGTGGTGTTGGCTACGGCATTGAGACGATTCGCGTTGATGGCAATGATTTACTTGCTGTCTTACTCGCGACGCAAACAGCCCGTGCTTATGCGCTTGAGCACAATAAGCCAGTGCTTATTGAAGCAATGAGTTATCGCCTAGGTGCCCATTCTACCTCTGATGATCCAAGTGGCTATCGCTCAAAAGAAGAAGAAGAGTTGTGGGCACAAATTGACGGCGTTTTGCGTTTCAAAACTTGGATGATTAACCAAGGTTGGTGGGATGAGGACAAAGACGCTGCGCTCTATGAAAAGTATCGCACCGAAGTATTAAGCGAGCTTAAGATTTCAGAAAAAATCGGCGCGCCAGCATTAGAAGAATTAGTGACTGACGTTTATCACGACGTGCCAAAGCACCTGCAAGATCAGCTAACCGAATTAAAATCTCACATTGCTAAATATCCAGACGCTTATCCAAGCGCGAAAGGGGAGTCTCACTAA
- the astE gene encoding succinylglutamate desuccinylase, which yields MSHPYQQQDFLSFTRANEWGSDQTQDFTLGNGTRVQVWDSGVIVFEPQNAGDKDIILSSGVHGNETGPIEICRDYVQAILDEEISVAHRVMFLFGNPASMNIGERFVEENMNRLFSGAHSKEPGLINRERIRAKKLEQYVDDFYRVNDDKERIHYDLHTAIRGSKNEKFAVYPFLHGKEYSKEQLQIMLACDVNTILLSNGPTTTFSYFSSNQYGAHAFTVELGKVRPFGENDMTRFIGVRETLKAMITGNDMALAPYNEADLNLFKVNRAIDKHDDSFQFYFANDVVNFTSFPLGFKLASEGDIDYKIEAEGEAIVFPNAKVANGNRAVLMVVPTTLP from the coding sequence GTGTCACATCCCTACCAACAACAAGACTTTTTATCTTTTACTCGCGCCAACGAATGGGGCAGTGATCAGACTCAAGATTTCACATTAGGCAATGGTACTAGAGTACAAGTATGGGACAGTGGCGTAATCGTTTTTGAGCCACAAAACGCAGGTGACAAAGATATCATCTTATCGAGTGGTGTTCACGGCAATGAAACCGGTCCAATTGAGATTTGTAGGGACTATGTACAGGCCATTTTAGATGAAGAGATTAGTGTGGCGCATCGCGTGATGTTCTTATTTGGTAACCCAGCGTCGATGAACATTGGCGAGCGTTTTGTGGAAGAAAACATGAATCGCTTGTTTAGCGGCGCCCATTCTAAAGAACCTGGACTTATCAATCGCGAGCGTATTCGCGCTAAAAAATTAGAGCAATACGTTGATGATTTTTATCGCGTAAATGACGATAAAGAGCGCATTCATTACGATCTGCACACCGCTATTCGCGGCTCTAAAAACGAAAAATTTGCGGTTTATCCGTTCCTACATGGTAAAGAGTACAGCAAAGAGCAACTACAAATTATGCTTGCGTGTGATGTGAATACTATTCTGTTATCAAATGGGCCTACAACCACCTTTAGCTATTTTTCATCCAATCAATACGGCGCACATGCCTTTACTGTTGAGCTTGGTAAAGTTCGCCCATTTGGCGAAAACGATATGACTCGCTTTATTGGTGTGCGTGAAACTCTTAAAGCGATGATTACGGGGAATGATATGGCACTAGCGCCATATAATGAAGCCGATCTTAATTTGTTTAAGGTTAATCGTGCTATCGATAAACACGATGATAGTTTCCAATTTTACTTTGCCAATGATGTTGTTAACTTCACCAGTTTTCCACTGGGTTTTAAATTGGCGTCAGAAGGTGACATCGATTATAAGATTGAAGCAGAAGGGGAAGCCATTGTCTTTCCAAATGCCAAGGTTGCCAACGGTAATCGCGCGGTATTAATGGTGGTGCCTACAACATTACCATAA
- a CDS encoding cytochrome c biogenesis CcdA family protein, producing MELSAFFFSFIAGVLSTLSPCVLPILPIIISSALQQSKNGLLALILGISLSFAVTGSLISAAAIAWDFDITIIKTISASLLLTFGLIILIDPLNQKFSQVASQLMSRGNNKVATYEASGVSGQFILGALLGFVWTPCVGPTLGAAISLAIQGDSLPMVFAVMLIFGAGAGVPLLALGAVSGKVINRDKLNKHVNVTKKLLGAFLVLIALTILFGYDRQLETFLVELMPDWLTDLTTSI from the coding sequence ATGGAATTATCAGCGTTTTTCTTTAGTTTTATTGCAGGTGTGCTAAGTACGTTATCACCCTGCGTATTACCTATTTTGCCAATTATTATTTCTAGTGCGCTGCAGCAAAGTAAAAATGGTCTATTGGCGCTTATCTTAGGGATTTCTTTATCATTTGCCGTAACTGGTAGCCTAATTAGCGCGGCAGCTATTGCGTGGGATTTTGATATTACGATTATCAAAACTATTAGCGCTTCATTGCTGCTGACATTTGGCTTGATTATATTGATTGATCCGCTTAATCAAAAGTTTAGCCAAGTTGCATCGCAACTGATGAGTCGAGGCAATAACAAAGTAGCGACCTATGAAGCAAGCGGCGTTAGTGGTCAGTTTATACTTGGTGCATTGCTGGGCTTTGTATGGACACCTTGCGTTGGCCCGACATTAGGCGCAGCTATCTCACTAGCTATTCAAGGCGATAGCCTGCCAATGGTATTTGCCGTGATGCTGATTTTTGGCGCTGGTGCGGGTGTCCCTTTACTCGCGCTGGGCGCGGTGTCAGGCAAAGTGATAAATCGCGATAAGCTCAATAAGCATGTGAATGTTACTAAGAAATTACTTGGTGCTTTCTTGGTGTTAATCGCTTTAACGATTTTATTTGGCTATGACCGTCAGCTCGAGACCTTCTTAGTGGAGTTGATGCCAGACTGGCTTACTGATCTAACGACGTCTATCTAA
- a CDS encoding thioredoxin family protein, with amino-acid sequence MKKLLLICSLFLSTSAFAGGVMQFTEDGFKQLQQENAAILVDVYATWCPTCRKQGKVIKEYFKQNPDSELTVLKVDYDKQKEWVKYFKAFRQSTLIRYQGEKEIGRSIAETNERKLFNLFSMKAPSTTSK; translated from the coding sequence ATGAAAAAATTATTACTAATCTGCTCTTTATTCTTATCTACATCAGCATTTGCTGGTGGCGTGATGCAATTCACCGAAGACGGCTTTAAACAACTCCAACAAGAAAATGCCGCAATCCTCGTTGATGTATACGCTACTTGGTGCCCAACCTGTCGCAAGCAAGGCAAGGTAATTAAAGAATATTTTAAGCAAAACCCAGACAGTGAGTTAACAGTTTTAAAAGTTGATTACGACAAGCAGAAAGAGTGGGTGAAGTACTTCAAAGCCTTTCGTCAAAGCACGCTAATTCGCTACCAAGGTGAAAAAGAAATTGGCCGTTCTATCGCCGAAACTAATGAGCGTAAACTATTTAATTTATTTTCAATGAAAGCACCGTCGACGACAAGTAAATAG
- a CDS encoding BLUF domain-containing protein — protein sequence MKAIIYKSKALLSDIDLNELLRKARIHNSQHQITGILVTVIDGFYQYIEGPEDYIDSLYHRIVMDERHHDVTKIYEHPLTHRRFHNWSMGYLNLIHVDDLAQIENHENTVEEFQALIERIMPLELDESLQLQTT from the coding sequence GTGAAGGCGATAATTTACAAAAGTAAGGCATTACTGTCGGATATTGATTTAAACGAATTACTGCGAAAAGCAAGAATTCACAATAGCCAACACCAAATTACTGGGATCTTAGTAACTGTTATTGATGGCTTTTATCAATACATAGAAGGCCCAGAAGATTATATCGATAGTCTATATCACAGGATCGTCATGGACGAACGCCATCACGATGTAACTAAGATCTATGAGCATCCACTAACACATCGCAGGTTCCACAATTGGAGTATGGGATATCTTAATCTCATTCATGTTGATGATTTAGCTCAGATAGAGAATCACGAAAATACCGTCGAGGAATTTCAGGCGCTTATTGAGCGAATCATGCCGCTCGAGCTAGATGAGTCCTTGCAGCTTCAGACGACATAA
- a CDS encoding GGDEF domain-containing protein — MTSFNANSIAYDELIKELRSRLSFISLNELVYTYEIISYMTSESNCASNIQTIDDHITPSNATRKLDIIVATMKFISRIESNVNFLRLLIERGTNLIYKNKAAIEYESYRDLLTDTYNFNHLKRIERQLSKEDFVVYFFDLNGLKKVNDQKGHEYGNLYIKTFAKALTDSVRLNDIVCRYGGDEFIVIVFRYETDLTTIIERISNHLTDTQITFSVGWAKNTHRNLFKAIKEADQHMYIDKFEQRSAQSEGDNLQK, encoded by the coding sequence ATGACGTCATTCAATGCAAATTCAATTGCTTATGATGAGCTGATAAAAGAATTAAGGAGCAGATTATCTTTTATTAGTCTCAATGAATTGGTGTATACCTATGAAATCATTTCTTATATGACTTCAGAAAGTAACTGTGCAAGTAATATTCAGACTATCGACGATCATATTACGCCGAGTAATGCGACTCGTAAGTTAGATATTATTGTTGCAACCATGAAGTTCATTTCACGCATTGAATCTAACGTCAATTTCTTGCGCTTGTTAATAGAGCGTGGGACCAACCTTATTTATAAAAACAAAGCCGCTATTGAATACGAGAGCTATCGTGATTTGCTTACCGATACCTATAATTTTAACCATTTAAAGCGCATCGAACGGCAGTTGTCGAAAGAGGATTTTGTGGTTTATTTCTTTGATCTTAACGGCTTAAAGAAAGTTAACGATCAAAAAGGCCATGAATACGGAAACTTGTATATTAAGACATTTGCCAAAGCGTTAACCGATAGCGTTCGATTAAATGATATTGTTTGTCGTTATGGCGGCGATGAATTTATTGTTATTGTATTTCGATATGAAACTGATCTAACGACGATTATTGAGCGTATTAGCAATCACTTAACTGATACTCAAATCACTTTTAGTGTTGGTTGGGCGAAAAATACTCATCGTAATCTTTTCAAAGCAATTAAAGAAGCAGATCAACATATGTATATTGATAAGTTTGAGCAAAGGAGTGCACAAAGTGAAGGCGATAATTTACAAAAGTAA